The following coding sequences are from one Trichoplusia ni isolate ovarian cell line Hi5 chromosome 15, tn1, whole genome shotgun sequence window:
- the LOC113501361 gene encoding aprataxin, giving the protein MSKRSSTVMAANLNTKKAKHWSLGLLDSMKDPESIAKETKQAVVIKDKYPKAKIHYLVLSHADISSIYKLDKSHIDLLIEFDNLFKEIQSDVELPLKAGFHAVPSMQRMHMHIISTDMVSPCLKTKVHYNSFTTQFFRPYTDILQELKENGCIKKMSPELHKSLMSTELQCNQCAYKPKNMPQLKEHLLTHIKY; this is encoded by the exons ATGAGTAAAAGAAGCTCAACAGTTATGGCAGCAAACCTGAATACTAAGAAAGCAAAACATTGGTCTTTAGGATTACTCGACTCTATGAAGGACCCGGAAAGTATAGCGAAAGAAACTAAACAAGCTGTtgtaattaaagataaatatccTAAAgcaaaaattcattatttagtaTTGTCTCATGCCGATATAAGCAGTATATATAAGTTAGACAAATCACATATTGATCTCCTAATAGAATTTGATAATTTGTTCAAAGAAATACAAAGTGATGTGGAGTTACCACTTAAAGCCGGCTTTCACGCAGTGCCAAGTATGCAGCGGATGCATATGCACATAATCAGCACAGATATGGTGTCAccttgtttaaaaacaaaagtacacTACAACAGTTTCACAACTCAGTTCTTTAGGCCATATACAG ATATATtacaagaattaaaagaaaatggatgCATTAAGAAAATGTCTCCCGAGTTACACAAAAGTTTAATGTCTACTGAACTACAGTGCAACCAATGTGCATACAAGCCTAAAAATATGCCACAGCTAAAAGAACATTTACTAAcccatattaaatattaa
- the LOC113501309 gene encoding uncharacterized protein LOC113501309 isoform X2, giving the protein MTSAGDCALVLLVLFRAAFAQDYDVTDIQCTFASGGSGLRDSVTALLRKPEGFRGAPLFADDRATDPVTDPVCQVRPEPEDPTGLLYRLRITDFTRCGVLKRNGFVHVRVWFPQFPGVVMQSDQELIIMCKPPEPTIIENKAAGFAGSFPHGARVSGVVEETPGRLEYEVALYKEAPPVSRHTNHSVDLPVDQAVPIGTKLQLRARINPDSAWRHIKLLEVAVSPDPDRPHAPGAVLLVKDGCRNRDFASIIPHQPARYRERHNEVFLDFEAFLLASMKERSTLWIHSQIKACMDAADCQPDYCLDLFEPSGHGRRRRSLPEASHNHNITSSALVADNSSTPFTRFKENLEYSVVMPGELFHRTPLEATCATSMMVAVALGALLFMSALLMCYLATKLNSTMLKNSSLQSPSGKGFEQILRELAHHSLPDSGYTGRPTVQ; this is encoded by the exons ATGACGAGCGCCGGCGACTGCGCTCTCGTGCTCCTCGTACTG TTCCGGGCAGCATTCGCACAAGACTACGATG TAACGGACATCCAATGCACGTTTGCGAGCGGCGGCTCTGGTCTGCGGGATTCCGTCACAGCGCTACTGAGGAAGCCGGAAGGGTTCCGTGGAGCGCCGTTATTCGCCGACGACAGAGCCACTGATCCTGTGACAGACCCTGTCTGCCAAGTCAGGCCAGAGCCAGAGGACCCCACAGGATTGCTCTACAGACTGCGGATCACGGATTTCACAAGATGCGGTGTGCTCAAACGAAAT GGCTTCGTCCACGTACGAGTGTGGTTCCCCCAGTTCCCGGGCGTGGTGATGCAGTCGGACCAGGAGCTGATCATCATGTGCAAGCCTCCAGAGCCCACCATTATTGAGAACAAAGCGGCGGGGTTCGCTGGAAGCTT CCCCCACGGCGCCCGCGTATCGGGAGTGGTAGAGGAGACGCCAGGTCGTCTGGAGTACGAGGTGGCGCTGTACAAGGAAGCGCCGCCCGTGTCCCGACACACCAACCACTCCGTTGACTTGCCTGTAGATCAG GCTGTACCGATCGGCACGAAGCTACAACTGCGTGCGCGCATCAATCCAGACTCGGCGTGGCGGCACATCAAGTTGCTGGAGGTGGCTGTTTCGCCTGACCCTGATCGGCCACACGCGCCGGGCGCTGTCCTGCTCGTCAAAGACGG TTGTAGAAATCGGGACTTTGCATCGATTATACCGCACCAGCCGGCTCGCTACAGGGAAAGGCATAACGAGGTGTTCCTAGACTTCGAAGCATTTCTGCTAGCTTCGATGAAGGAGCGCTCAACACTCTGGATTCATTCTCAAATTAAAGCATGTATGGACGCCGCTGACTGCCAACCTGATTACTGCTTGGATCTCTTTGAACCTTCag GTCACGGCCGTCGGAGGAGATCACTGCCAGAGGCATCTCACAACCACAACATTACAAGTTCGGCGTTAGTAGCTGACAACTCCTCAACTCCTTTCACACGGTTTAAAGAAAACTTGGAGTATTCAGTAGTAATGCCAGGAGAACTGTTCCACAGAACTCCCTTAGAAGCAACTTGTGCAACGTCCATGATGGTGGCTGTGGCTTTAGGAGCACTGCTCTTCATGTCCGCTTTGCTA atgtGCTATTTAGCTACCAAGCTCAACTCTACGATGCTGAAAAACAGTAGCCTTCAATCTCCATCAGGGAAAGGATTTGAGCAAATTCTAAGAGAACTTGCACACCACTCCCTCCCCGATTCCGGGTATACTGGGCGACCAACAGTCCAGTGA
- the LOC113501309 gene encoding uncharacterized protein LOC113501309 isoform X1 — protein sequence MTSAGDCALVLLVLFRAAFAQDYDVTDIQCTFASGGSGLRDSVTALLRKPEGFRGAPLFADDRATDPVTDPVCQVRPEPEDPTGLLYRLRITDFTRCGVLKRNGFVHVRVWFPQFPGVVMQSDQELIIMCKPPEPTIIENKAAGFAGSFPHGARVSGVVEETPGRLEYEVALYKEAPPVSRHTNHSVDLPVDQVTGAVPIGTKLQLRARINPDSAWRHIKLLEVAVSPDPDRPHAPGAVLLVKDGCRNRDFASIIPHQPARYRERHNEVFLDFEAFLLASMKERSTLWIHSQIKACMDAADCQPDYCLDLFEPSGHGRRRRSLPEASHNHNITSSALVADNSSTPFTRFKENLEYSVVMPGELFHRTPLEATCATSMMVAVALGALLFMSALLMCYLATKLNSTMLKNSSLQSPSGKGFEQILRELAHHSLPDSGYTGRPTVQ from the exons ATGACGAGCGCCGGCGACTGCGCTCTCGTGCTCCTCGTACTG TTCCGGGCAGCATTCGCACAAGACTACGATG TAACGGACATCCAATGCACGTTTGCGAGCGGCGGCTCTGGTCTGCGGGATTCCGTCACAGCGCTACTGAGGAAGCCGGAAGGGTTCCGTGGAGCGCCGTTATTCGCCGACGACAGAGCCACTGATCCTGTGACAGACCCTGTCTGCCAAGTCAGGCCAGAGCCAGAGGACCCCACAGGATTGCTCTACAGACTGCGGATCACGGATTTCACAAGATGCGGTGTGCTCAAACGAAAT GGCTTCGTCCACGTACGAGTGTGGTTCCCCCAGTTCCCGGGCGTGGTGATGCAGTCGGACCAGGAGCTGATCATCATGTGCAAGCCTCCAGAGCCCACCATTATTGAGAACAAAGCGGCGGGGTTCGCTGGAAGCTT CCCCCACGGCGCCCGCGTATCGGGAGTGGTAGAGGAGACGCCAGGTCGTCTGGAGTACGAGGTGGCGCTGTACAAGGAAGCGCCGCCCGTGTCCCGACACACCAACCACTCCGTTGACTTGCCTGTAGATCAGGTAACTGGT GCTGTACCGATCGGCACGAAGCTACAACTGCGTGCGCGCATCAATCCAGACTCGGCGTGGCGGCACATCAAGTTGCTGGAGGTGGCTGTTTCGCCTGACCCTGATCGGCCACACGCGCCGGGCGCTGTCCTGCTCGTCAAAGACGG TTGTAGAAATCGGGACTTTGCATCGATTATACCGCACCAGCCGGCTCGCTACAGGGAAAGGCATAACGAGGTGTTCCTAGACTTCGAAGCATTTCTGCTAGCTTCGATGAAGGAGCGCTCAACACTCTGGATTCATTCTCAAATTAAAGCATGTATGGACGCCGCTGACTGCCAACCTGATTACTGCTTGGATCTCTTTGAACCTTCag GTCACGGCCGTCGGAGGAGATCACTGCCAGAGGCATCTCACAACCACAACATTACAAGTTCGGCGTTAGTAGCTGACAACTCCTCAACTCCTTTCACACGGTTTAAAGAAAACTTGGAGTATTCAGTAGTAATGCCAGGAGAACTGTTCCACAGAACTCCCTTAGAAGCAACTTGTGCAACGTCCATGATGGTGGCTGTGGCTTTAGGAGCACTGCTCTTCATGTCCGCTTTGCTA atgtGCTATTTAGCTACCAAGCTCAACTCTACGATGCTGAAAAACAGTAGCCTTCAATCTCCATCAGGGAAAGGATTTGAGCAAATTCTAAGAGAACTTGCACACCACTCCCTCCCCGATTCCGGGTATACTGGGCGACCAACAGTCCAGTGA